From the genome of Candidatus Hydrogenedentota bacterium:
ACGCGTTCCGGGGCGAAATTAAAACTGTCGTCCATGAAGTCCACATCTTCCACGCCGAAGGTCTTGACATAATGCGCGATTTCGTCCACGACGCGTTCGGCGGAATGGAAACGGAATTTTTTCCCGAAAATATTGTGGCAATAGGAGCAATGCCATGGACACCCCCGGCTGCTGAACATCGCGATGTATTTTCGCAGCATCGGGAAAAAGACTTGCGTCGAGTTGGCCCAATACCGGCGGATGTCTATCAGATCATAGGCGGGAAACGGGAGGTCGTCGAGATTCTCGACGATGGGCCCGTGGCCCGGATTGGAAACAATCCCGCTGTCTGGACTGCGCCAAATCAAACCGGGAATGCCGCTGTAATCCCGGTTGTCCAAAAACGTCTGCACGATATGCAGGAAACTTCGCTCCCCTTCGCCCGCCACCAGCATGTCGGCGGCCGTATGATCCAGAATGACCGCGCCAAAGGCCGACACATGCGGCCCGCCCAGCGCCAAGAGCGCCTTGGGAAGCGCCTGCCGAATGCCTTGTGTCAGGACGCGCAGTCCGCGATGCGCGCCCGTCAGACAACGCATGCCCACGATGTCCGGTTCAAGTTCAGCCACTCGGGAAACCAGATCAGGGTCCGGCCAATCGGCTTCGCGCTGATCCAGAATCGTGATGTCCACGTCTAGATGACGTCTCACATACGCGGCAAGGTAGAGCAGACCCAGCGGCGGCGTCAATGCCGGCGTTTGTTCCCGCCGGCCCACGTTGATTAGGACAATGCGCAACGCGGCGCTCATAAGCCGGAGGGACCTTCGGGATAATGCACCGGATGACGGAAACGGCCGCGTTTCCGGCTGAATGATTGCTGGATGGCGCCTGGGAAGAATTGCAGGAAACGGAACGGATGCGGACAGTCGCGGGTGAAACGGAACAGCCGAACCGGATTCCCAAAGAATACCCGCGTGGCTTTGCGCAGGTAATAGAGGAGTTCCTCGTCCGACACGGCGGACAGGTTGACGACCGGATTGTAGTAGACGTCATGATTCGTGAAATCGAGGTTCTGCATGCGTTCCGGGCATAGTTGCATAGCCAAATCGTACAATCCCGAATTCGGATATGGCGTGGCCTTGAAGAAAAAGGCCATGTGCAACAGCGATTTCCGGGAAATATCGATCGTCATCTGCATTTCCTCGGCGGTTTCGGTCGGGAAACCGAACATCATGAATCCATAGGTGAACACGCGATGACGGGCCATCATTTCGACCCCGTCGAGAAAACGCTGAATGTTCAGTCCCTTGCGGACCAGTTTCTGTATGCGCGGGGAGCCCGCGTCCAACGCGCACGCGCACGAGCGCAATCCGGCCGCCACCATGGCGTCCACGATTTCTTGTGTAAGCG
Proteins encoded in this window:
- a CDS encoding radical SAM protein produces the protein MSAALRIVLINVGRREQTPALTPPLGLLYLAAYVRRHLDVDITILDQREADWPDPDLVSRVAELEPDIVGMRCLTGAHRGLRVLTQGIRQALPKALLALGGPHVSAFGAVILDHTAADMLVAGEGERSFLHIVQTFLDNRDYSGIPGLIWRSPDSGIVSNPGHGPIVENLDDLPFPAYDLIDIRRYWANSTQVFFPMLRKYIAMFSSRGCPWHCSYCHNIFGKKFRFHSAERVVDEIAHYVKTFGVEDVDFMDDSFNFAPERVAAIADLLGKRGVKVNVAFPNGMRTDILTQETVDALADMGAWYSSFALESASERIQKQIEKHLNIPRFIQGVEMAVRRGILATGFTMIGFPGETLEEMQLTVDTVCASKLHSAFFFYVTPFPGTELYRQTLRDMPERLRNMNYDDSFSYFTFDAVSNLSTVPDPVFFRFADRAYRKFYLNLRRIARIVRDTRSRRTLPMHLLYIGDYCTRDLAVRRWLGKRIPIESGLLGKRRR